The Mucilaginibacter yixingensis genome window below encodes:
- a CDS encoding GNAT family N-acetyltransferase, with protein sequence MTANQQIHLEQVRQEVTWVMRQKAMYPDKNWREMQMPEDDEGTHFGAFLPDKLAGVVSLFNEGDDFQFRKLAVDPTLQRQGIGSAILNYITQYAVENGAHRLWCNARVDAMAFYARHGFAETAKHFTRDGIDYVVMEKYLKTADEMA encoded by the coding sequence ATGACGGCAAATCAACAGATCCACCTAGAGCAGGTTAGGCAAGAAGTTACCTGGGTAATGCGCCAAAAAGCCATGTATCCTGATAAAAATTGGAGGGAAATGCAGATGCCCGAGGATGATGAAGGCACGCATTTCGGAGCATTTTTGCCTGATAAACTGGCTGGCGTAGTGTCACTATTTAATGAGGGCGATGATTTCCAGTTTCGCAAACTGGCGGTTGATCCTACCCTGCAGCGCCAGGGCATCGGCAGCGCTATTTTAAATTATATCACCCAGTATGCTGTGGAAAATGGTGCGCACCGATTATGGTGCAATGCCCGGGTAGATGCCATGGCGTTTTATGCCCGCCACGGATTTGCAGAAACCGCCAAACATTTTACCCGCGATGGAATTGATTATGTGGTGATGGAAAAATACCTGAAAACAGCAGATGAGATGGCGTAA
- a CDS encoding lipopolysaccharide biosynthesis protein, which yields MSTAKKFAGQTAVYGLSTIASRSLTFIMTSVYTRAYATAAYGIITIMYSYVSMTNAVLTFGMETTFFRYLNKHSDDKQRVYNNAFASVLAVTLLFLLFTLPFSNYLASFVDTSNTKRIAEKGIAVHSTLGTTHADFLKYIYLFMATVVVDAWCAIPFVKLRADGKPGRYGAIKLTSVLVFVALNLMFVYAVPFWLNHNYIGAGWISGWYTKGWVGYVFVSELSSSIITLFLLLPELLKIRFNLNRAMLVHMYGYSWPILIANLSYLVNENMDKILLGKLLPANSLRDVGIYGACCKIAVFLSIFINAFRLGAEPFFFNHAKNKNAGQTYARIMDYLIIAITLIFVGLIANIEILKYFIKGRNATETALFWSGLPVVPPLILGYVCLGVYMNLSVWYKLSDQTKYGLYISGIGALVTIVLNVIFIPKYSYMASAWVSLTAYTVMMILSYIWGQKNYPIPYNLKKNLTYIIISIILVYLSFYVFKRNIFAGNTLLILFAAYAFIMEGKQLKAIFKK from the coding sequence TTGTCTACTGCTAAAAAATTTGCCGGGCAAACCGCTGTGTATGGCTTAAGCACCATTGCCAGTCGGTCGCTCACTTTCATCATGACTTCGGTTTATACCAGGGCCTACGCAACGGCAGCCTACGGTATAATTACTATCATGTATAGTTATGTATCTATGACCAATGCTGTACTGACATTTGGCATGGAAACCACGTTCTTCCGCTACCTGAATAAGCATAGCGATGATAAGCAACGTGTTTACAACAATGCATTTGCGTCGGTACTGGCAGTAACGCTTCTTTTCCTGTTATTTACGCTACCATTTAGCAACTACCTGGCTAGTTTTGTAGATACAAGCAACACCAAACGCATTGCCGAAAAGGGCATTGCCGTACATAGCACCCTGGGCACCACCCATGCAGATTTTCTAAAATACATCTACCTGTTTATGGCAACCGTAGTGGTTGACGCCTGGTGTGCCATCCCTTTTGTAAAACTGCGTGCCGATGGCAAGCCCGGCCGGTACGGAGCCATCAAGCTAACCAGCGTACTGGTTTTTGTGGCACTCAACCTGATGTTTGTTTATGCAGTACCATTCTGGCTTAACCACAATTATATAGGTGCCGGCTGGATTTCGGGCTGGTATACCAAAGGTTGGGTGGGCTATGTTTTTGTATCAGAGCTATCATCCAGCATCATCACCTTATTCTTGCTGCTGCCAGAGTTGTTGAAAATCCGCTTCAACCTCAATCGTGCTATGCTGGTGCACATGTATGGCTATAGCTGGCCTATATTGATTGCCAACCTGTCTTACCTGGTTAATGAAAACATGGATAAGATCTTACTGGGCAAACTGCTCCCGGCCAACAGCTTGCGTGACGTAGGTATTTACGGTGCCTGTTGTAAAATAGCAGTGTTTCTTAGTATTTTCATCAACGCCTTCAGACTTGGGGCCGAGCCGTTTTTCTTTAACCACGCCAAAAACAAAAATGCAGGCCAAACCTATGCCCGCATTATGGACTACCTGATCATAGCCATCACCCTGATATTTGTTGGACTGATAGCCAACATTGAAATACTGAAGTACTTTATTAAAGGCCGTAATGCCACAGAAACCGCGCTTTTCTGGAGCGGACTGCCCGTTGTACCTCCGCTTATTTTAGGCTATGTGTGCCTGGGGGTTTATATGAATCTTTCGGTGTGGTATAAATTATCAGACCAAACCAAATACGGTCTTTATATATCGGGCATCGGTGCCTTGGTAACCATTGTGCTCAACGTAATTTTCATTCCCAAGTACAGCTATATGGCATCGGCCTGGGTATCGCTTACTGCCTACACGGTCATGATGATCCTCTCTTACATCTGGGGGCAAAAAAACTACCCTATTCCGTACAACCTTAAAAAGAATTTAACGTATATCATTATCTCCATTATCCTCGTTTATTTGTCATTCTATGTATTTAAACGTAATATATTTGCAGGCAATACGTTATTGATCCTCTTCGCCGCTTATGCTTTTATAATGGAAGGGAAACAATTAAAAGCTATCTTTAAAAAATGA
- a CDS encoding M42 family metallopeptidase: MSKKKSEEQEDKKPHVPVVNEASLKFFENYINNPSPTGFEWKGQELWLDYLKPYIDTHYVDNYGTAVGIINPEAEYKVVIEAHADEISWFVNYITSDGLIYVIRNGGSDHQIAPSKRVNIHTDKGIVKAVFGWPAIHTRLGGEKEEAPSLKNIFLDCGCTTKAEVEEMGIHVGCVITYEDEFMVLNDRYYVGRALDNRAGGFMIAEVARLLKENNVKLPFGLYIVNAVQEEIGLRGAEMIAHKIKPNVAIVTDVTHDTQTPMINKITQGDLACGRGPVVSYAPAVQNNLNKLLIEAAQKAEIPFQRQASSRSTGTDTDAFAYSNDGVPSALISLPLRYMHTTVEMIHKEDVDNVIRMIYQALLSIEAGQDFRYIK, encoded by the coding sequence ATGTCTAAGAAGAAATCTGAAGAACAAGAAGATAAAAAACCGCACGTGCCGGTTGTGAATGAGGCCTCGCTGAAATTCTTTGAAAACTACATCAACAATCCTTCACCTACCGGTTTCGAGTGGAAAGGGCAGGAGCTTTGGTTAGATTATCTTAAGCCATATATCGATACGCATTACGTAGATAACTACGGTACGGCAGTTGGTATTATCAACCCAGAGGCCGAGTACAAAGTAGTGATTGAGGCTCATGCTGATGAGATTTCATGGTTTGTAAACTACATTACCAGCGATGGTTTGATCTACGTGATCCGCAACGGTGGTTCTGATCATCAGATAGCGCCGTCAAAACGCGTAAACATCCATACAGATAAAGGCATAGTTAAAGCTGTTTTCGGCTGGCCTGCTATCCACACCCGCCTGGGTGGCGAGAAAGAGGAAGCGCCATCACTTAAAAATATTTTCCTTGACTGCGGCTGCACTACTAAAGCCGAAGTTGAGGAAATGGGCATCCACGTAGGTTGCGTTATTACTTACGAGGACGAGTTTATGGTGCTAAATGACCGCTACTATGTCGGTCGTGCGCTGGATAACCGTGCCGGTGGTTTTATGATTGCCGAGGTTGCCCGTTTGCTGAAAGAGAACAACGTAAAGCTGCCTTTCGGTCTGTACATTGTTAACGCCGTACAGGAAGAAATTGGCCTGCGTGGCGCAGAGATGATTGCTCACAAAATTAAACCGAACGTGGCTATTGTAACCGACGTTACGCATGACACCCAAACCCCGATGATCAACAAGATTACCCAGGGCGATCTGGCTTGCGGTCGTGGTCCGGTAGTATCATACGCACCTGCTGTGCAAAATAATCTGAATAAATTACTGATTGAAGCTGCGCAGAAAGCGGAGATTCCGTTCCAGCGTCAGGCATCATCGCGCTCTACGGGTACAGATACCGATGCTTTTGCCTATTCTAACGATGGCGTGCCATCGGCCCTGATCTCGTTGCCGTTGCGTTATATGCATACCACGGTAGAGATGATTCACAAAGAAGATGTGGACAATGTGATCAGAATGATCTATCAGGCGCTGTTGAGCATTGAAGCCGGTCAGGATTTCAGATACATCAAATAA
- a CDS encoding ammonium transporter gives MKKIIPFAILVIVVLLALVYPGNTTAAKPATTYNGADIAWMLISTALVLLMTPGLAFFYGGMVRKKNVISTMLQSFVCMGLITIIWVVFGFSLAFGDDIGGGFLGNPKTFFMMQNTLGVAWLGGTIPVILFAMFQLKFAVITPALITGAFAERIRFNSYLIFISLFIVLIYIPLAHATWHPDGFFFKLGVLDFAGGTVVHMSAGWAALASALYLKKRTEESHTPARISYVILGTGLLWFGWFGFNAGSALASGELAATALATTTTASAAAAMSWVFFDILRGKKPSAMGACIGAVVGLVAVTPAAGFITVSSSLIVGIVSAVVSNLVVIWRSKTNIDDTLDVFPCHGVGGMMGMLLTGVFASKSVNAAGANGLFYGEFTLFGKHLIALVAVSAFAFIGSYILLKVTDLISPLRVSEEEEALGLDASQHDEEL, from the coding sequence ATGAAAAAAATTATACCATTTGCCATATTAGTCATTGTTGTGTTGCTTGCCCTGGTGTATCCAGGTAACACAACTGCGGCAAAACCGGCAACAACATATAACGGAGCAGATATAGCCTGGATGCTGATCTCTACCGCTCTTGTATTATTAATGACCCCCGGCCTCGCCTTTTTCTACGGCGGCATGGTGCGTAAAAAAAATGTGATCTCTACCATGCTACAAAGCTTTGTTTGTATGGGGCTGATCACCATCATCTGGGTAGTATTTGGCTTTAGTTTAGCCTTTGGTGATGATATTGGCGGCGGCTTTTTGGGTAACCCTAAAACCTTCTTTATGATGCAAAACACTTTAGGTGTTGCATGGTTGGGCGGCACTATCCCGGTTATCCTTTTTGCTATGTTTCAGCTTAAATTTGCGGTTATTACTCCTGCGTTGATAACAGGTGCGTTTGCAGAGCGTATCCGTTTCAACTCATATTTGATATTCATTTCTCTGTTTATTGTGCTCATTTATATACCTCTTGCACACGCAACCTGGCACCCTGATGGATTCTTCTTTAAATTAGGTGTGCTTGATTTTGCGGGAGGTACGGTAGTACACATGTCTGCCGGATGGGCTGCGTTGGCTTCTGCTTTATATCTGAAAAAGCGTACCGAAGAATCGCACACGCCTGCACGTATCAGCTACGTAATTCTGGGTACCGGTTTGCTGTGGTTCGGTTGGTTTGGTTTCAACGCCGGTTCTGCACTGGCATCGGGCGAGCTGGCTGCTACAGCCCTGGCTACCACAACTACAGCTTCGGCTGCTGCGGCAATGTCATGGGTGTTTTTTGATATTCTCCGTGGTAAAAAGCCATCGGCTATGGGGGCTTGTATTGGTGCCGTTGTTGGTCTGGTTGCGGTTACACCTGCTGCAGGTTTCATCACCGTATCAAGCTCGCTGATTGTGGGTATAGTATCTGCCGTAGTAAGTAACCTGGTGGTAATCTGGCGTTCAAAAACCAATATTGATGATACGCTGGATGTATTCCCTTGCCACGGTGTGGGCGGTATGATGGGTATGCTGTTAACCGGCGTTTTTGCCTCTAAGAGCGTTAACGCTGCAGGTGCTAACGGTTTGTTCTACGGCGAGTTTACGCTGTTTGGCAAACACCTGATTGCCCTGGTTGCGGTATCGGCCTTTGCTTTCATTGGTTCTTACATATTGCTTAAAGTAACCGATCTGATTAGTCCGCTGCGCGTGTCTGAAGAAGAAGAGGCGCTGGGTCTGGATGCCAGTCAGCACGACGAGGAGCTGTAA
- a CDS encoding DUF4292 domain-containing protein, which translates to MKSDILNKLAIGTALMALTACHTHKQVAATPGEGATISSPERAAAKPARNMANEKLAAIRAKQVNFTTFSAKAKTRLSIDGNGNDVTLNIRIQHDKKIWVSVTALLGIEVARTVITPDSIWVLNRLQSNYMRKPFGYIYKYAPQQVNYKTIESLLTGNAVPELLKDGSTVGNDGANTVVTGNLADLVYKLIVGPDFKVSQTSLTNQAAQTLQVSNSAFIQAEGRVVPSQIDIASAAGTKKANISLHYNNADFDQVLDFPFSVPDRFQMVN; encoded by the coding sequence ATGAAAAGCGATATATTGAATAAACTGGCAATCGGCACAGCCCTAATGGCTTTGACCGCCTGCCACACACATAAACAAGTTGCCGCCACGCCGGGCGAGGGGGCAACCATATCGTCGCCAGAGCGGGCAGCGGCAAAGCCGGCGCGCAATATGGCGAATGAAAAATTGGCCGCCATACGTGCAAAACAGGTTAACTTTACCACGTTTAGCGCCAAGGCCAAAACCCGGTTGAGTATTGATGGCAACGGCAATGATGTAACGTTGAACATCCGCATTCAGCACGATAAAAAGATCTGGGTATCTGTTACCGCACTGCTGGGCATTGAAGTGGCCCGCACGGTAATTACGCCAGATAGTATTTGGGTGTTAAATCGCCTGCAGAGCAATTACATGCGTAAACCTTTCGGCTACATTTACAAGTATGCGCCGCAGCAGGTAAACTATAAAACCATTGAAAGCCTGTTAACCGGCAACGCGGTGCCAGAGCTATTGAAAGATGGCTCAACCGTGGGTAATGATGGCGCCAACACGGTGGTAACCGGCAACCTGGCCGACTTGGTGTATAAACTCATCGTAGGGCCAGATTTTAAGGTGAGCCAAACCAGCTTGACCAACCAGGCGGCACAAACCCTGCAGGTAAGCAACAGCGCGTTTATACAGGCCGAAGGACGGGTAGTGCCATCGCAAATTGATATTGCGTCGGCAGCGGGTACTAAAAAGGCAAATATCAGCCTGCATTATAACAACGCTGATTTTGACCAGGTGCTGGATTTTCCGTTCAGCGTACCAGATCGTTTTCAAATGGTTAACTGA
- a CDS encoding tetratricopeptide repeat protein, which produces MNLKHASVLGLILAPVLAFSQAKQPAGNTPAPATQVKALSQTDSLMVKQLFFSGLHEKTMENFDQAADFFNRVLQTDANNSAAMYELAGLKKLQKKEAEAQQLLERAVAISPNNEWFWIALADSYEKTNDLVKLELVFDQLIRIDPDKADYYFDKANAYYLQKRYEDALAVYAKLEAVTGLTDDLVAQRQKIYLKLNKADQAAAELEKLIAGNPGQIKYYLLLAEIYNSNKQQDKALKTLLDAEKLDANNGTVHLALADIYRDKKDNDACFNELKLAFAIPELAVEQKVRIILGYIPKFPDANAKASALELSRILITAHPQNAKAFAVYGDMLMQNGQYKEARPIYKKSIELDANIYTVHEQLVRLDLGDNDANAALKDGQNALSLYPNQAWMNYLVGVAYLQQKNFAKAISYIKNATSLELQDKDLLSQSFSTLGDCYHELKDDAKSDDAYDKALTYNPENVYTLNNYAYYLSVRGQQLDKAAQMSKRSNQLQPNTPSFEDTYAWILFKQKNYTEARVWMEKALAHDKEHSAVQQEHYGDIMFYLGDVNGAVANWKKAKEYGGQSPVLDRKINEKRYIE; this is translated from the coding sequence ATGAACCTGAAGCACGCATCGGTTTTAGGGTTGATACTGGCGCCCGTGCTGGCCTTTTCGCAGGCTAAGCAACCGGCGGGCAATACGCCTGCGCCAGCAACTCAGGTAAAAGCCCTGAGCCAAACCGATAGCCTGATGGTTAAACAGTTGTTTTTCTCTGGCCTGCATGAGAAAACGATGGAGAACTTTGACCAGGCTGCCGACTTTTTTAACCGCGTGCTGCAAACCGATGCTAATAACTCGGCCGCCATGTATGAGCTGGCAGGCCTAAAAAAACTACAAAAAAAAGAAGCCGAAGCCCAGCAACTGCTAGAACGAGCGGTGGCCATCAGCCCAAACAACGAGTGGTTTTGGATTGCCCTGGCCGATAGCTACGAGAAGACCAATGATCTGGTTAAACTGGAGCTGGTTTTTGATCAGCTGATCCGCATTGACCCAGACAAGGCCGATTATTATTTTGATAAAGCCAATGCCTACTACCTGCAAAAGCGGTATGAAGATGCACTGGCCGTTTACGCCAAGCTGGAAGCCGTAACCGGCCTGACCGATGATCTGGTGGCCCAGCGCCAAAAGATCTACCTAAAACTCAACAAGGCAGATCAGGCAGCAGCCGAACTGGAAAAATTGATTGCCGGGAATCCGGGACAAATCAAATACTACCTGCTGTTGGCCGAGATCTATAACTCCAACAAACAGCAAGATAAAGCGCTAAAAACCCTTTTGGATGCCGAAAAGCTGGACGCCAACAACGGCACCGTGCACCTGGCCCTGGCCGATATTTATCGCGATAAAAAAGATAATGATGCCTGCTTTAATGAGTTGAAGCTGGCTTTTGCCATCCCCGAACTGGCTGTAGAACAAAAAGTGAGAATCATACTGGGTTATATCCCCAAGTTTCCGGATGCTAATGCCAAAGCCAGCGCATTGGAGCTGAGCCGGATACTGATTACTGCGCACCCACAAAATGCCAAGGCATTTGCCGTTTATGGCGACATGCTGATGCAAAATGGCCAGTATAAAGAGGCCCGCCCCATCTATAAAAAATCCATCGAACTGGATGCCAACATCTACACCGTGCATGAACAGCTGGTGCGTTTGGATCTGGGCGACAACGACGCCAACGCCGCCCTGAAAGACGGCCAGAACGCGTTGAGCCTTTACCCTAACCAGGCCTGGATGAACTACTTAGTGGGCGTAGCCTATCTGCAGCAAAAGAATTTTGCCAAGGCTATCAGCTACATCAAAAATGCAACTTCATTAGAACTTCAGGATAAAGACCTACTTTCGCAAAGCTTTTCAACCCTTGGCGATTGTTATCACGAACTGAAGGACGACGCAAAGTCAGACGATGCTTATGATAAGGCGCTTACGTATAATCCCGAGAACGTTTACACGTTAAACAATTACGCGTATTATCTGTCGGTAAGAGGACAGCAACTGGATAAGGCGGCACAAATGTCAAAACGCTCTAACCAATTGCAACCCAACACCCCGTCATTTGAAGATACTTACGCGTGGATACTTTTTAAACAAAAGAATTATACCGAGGCCCGGGTGTGGATGGAAAAAGCGCTGGCACATGATAAAGAGCACAGCGCAGTGCAGCAGGAACATTACGGCGATATTATGTTTTACTTAGGCGATGTTAACGGCGCCGTGGCCAACTGGAAAAAGGCCAAAGAGTACGGCGGACAATCACCTGTATTAGACAGAAAGATCAATGAAAAGCGATATATTGAATAA
- a CDS encoding acylphosphatase, whose protein sequence is MVKHLDITVRGKVQGVFFRASTKAVADQLGVRGTVKNNPDGSVSIEAEADEATMGMFLDFCHEGPENAQVEEVLTTEGPLKNYRNFEVLKRGLF, encoded by the coding sequence ATGGTAAAACATCTGGATATAACCGTAAGAGGCAAGGTACAGGGCGTGTTTTTTCGCGCCAGCACAAAAGCCGTGGCCGATCAATTAGGTGTACGCGGCACCGTGAAGAACAACCCCGACGGCAGCGTAAGCATTGAAGCCGAAGCCGACGAGGCCACTATGGGCATGTTTTTAGATTTTTGCCACGAAGGCCCCGAAAACGCCCAGGTAGAAGAGGTATTAACTACCGAAGGTCCGTTAAAAAACTATCGTAATTTTGAGGTGTTAAAACGTGGATTGTTTTAA
- the dut gene encoding dUTP diphosphatase: MTVRVINKSKNNLPGYETVHAAGMDLRADLETSIVLKPMQRKLIPTGLHIELPEGFEAQIRPRSGLAFKHGIGIVNSPGTIDADYRGEIKVLLINLGEEDFEINTGDRIAQMIVAKYERIEWEPAEELSDTVRGHGGYGHTGKA, from the coding sequence ATGACCGTTCGCGTAATAAACAAATCAAAAAATAACCTGCCCGGTTACGAGACCGTGCATGCCGCAGGCATGGACCTGCGCGCCGATCTGGAAACCAGCATTGTTTTAAAACCTATGCAGCGCAAGCTCATCCCAACCGGCTTGCATATTGAATTGCCAGAGGGCTTTGAAGCGCAGATCCGTCCGCGCAGCGGCCTGGCATTTAAACATGGCATTGGTATTGTAAACTCCCCGGGCACTATTGATGCCGATTACCGCGGTGAGATCAAAGTACTGCTCATTAACCTGGGCGAAGAAGATTTTGAGATAAACACCGGCGACCGTATTGCCCAGATGATTGTGGCCAAATACGAGCGCATTGAGTGGGAACCAGCCGAAGAGCTAAGCGACACCGTACGCGGCCACGGCGGTTACGGACATACCGGCAAAGCATAA